One window of the Eucalyptus grandis isolate ANBG69807.140 chromosome 8, ASM1654582v1, whole genome shotgun sequence genome contains the following:
- the LOC104414048 gene encoding lysosomal Pro-X carboxypeptidase, which produces MAKPAIAALSFSIVLLSILAQQSSSSPSFKPISSRGAPRFLGRFSTSKPHHRDRRSDQLLGYRYETRYFEQQLDHFSFAELPTFRQRYLISSEHWVGPDRLGPIFLYCGNEGDIEWFAANSGFVWEIAPSFGAMVVFPEHRYYGESMPYGSQEEAYKNAASLSYLTAEQALADFAVLITDLKRNLSAEACPVVLFGGSYGGMLAAWMRLKYPHIAIGALASSAPILQFEDIVPPETFYDIVSNDFKRESTSCFNTIKASWNALISEGQKENGLSKLTKMFRLCRELKNTEELANWLDSAYSFLAMVDYPYPSEFLMPLPGYPIREVCRKIDGCPDGTSILERVFEGVSVYYNYTGEVDCFELDDDPHGMDGWNWQACTEMVMPMSSSPDASMFPTYDFNFSAFQEECWTDFKVIPRPTWITTHFGGKDIMTTLKTFGSNIIFSNGFLDPWSGYSVTQNVSDSLVALNTQEGAHHIDLRAATAEDPDWLVEQRAAEIKLMKKWLSDYYQAKGATLLSNVETGDRAESM; this is translated from the exons ATGGCGAAACCCGCCATCGCCGCGTTATCATTCTCCATCGTCCTCCTCTCCATCCTCGCTCAGCAATCCTCATCTTCCCCGTCCTTCAAACCCATCTCCTCCCGCGGCGCCCCGAGGTTCCTCGGCAGATTCTCGACCTCCAAACCCCACCACCGCGACCGGCGGTCGGATCAGCTTCTTGGGTACCGATACGAGACGCGGTACTTCGAGCAGCAGCTCGACCACTTCAGCTTCGCGGAGCTGCCGACGTTCAGGCAGCGGTACCTCATCAGCTCGGAGCACTGGGTCGGGCCCGATCGGCTCGGACCCATCTTCTTGTACTGCGGGAATGAAGGCGACATCGAGTGGTTCGCTGCCAACTCGGGCTTCGTGTGGGAGATCGCCCCGAGCTTCGGTGCCATGGTGGTTTTCCCCGAA CATCGGTATTATGGTGAGTCAATGCCATATGGGAGTCAAGAGGAAGCGTACAAGAATGCCGCTTCCTTGTCTTATCTTACGGCGGAGCAAGCGCTCGCTGATTTCGCGGTGTTGATCACAGACTTGAAGCGAAACTTGTCTGCTGAGGCTTGCCCTGTTGTTCTTTTTGGTGGTTCATACGGTGGAA TGTTAGCAGCATGGATGAGGTTAAAGTATCCGCATATTGCCATAGGCGCACTTGCTTCTTCAGCTCCGATTCTTCAGTTCGAAGATATTGTGCCACCAGAAACGTTCTACGACATTGTCTCCAATGATTTTAAA CGTGAAAGTACTAGCTGCTTTAACACCATTAAAGCATCCTGGAATGCATTGATATCCGAAGGCCAGAAGGAGAATGGTCTTTCAAAACTGACAAAAATGTTCCGGCTATGTCG GGAGTTAAAGAATACAGAAGAGCTGGCCAATTGGCTGGATTCCGCTTACTCCTTTTTGGCAATGGTTGACTATCCATATCCTTCTGAATTTCTTATGCCTCTACCTGGATACCCAATAAGAGAG GTCTGCAGAAAGATTGATGGTTGTCCAGATGGGACTAGCATTCTGGAACGTGTATTTGAAGGTGTTAGTGTCTATTACAATTACACCGGAGAAGTTGATTGCTTTGAATTGGATGATGATCCTCATGGAATGGATGGCTGGAACTGGCAG GCATGCACAGAGATGGTTATGCCCATGTCTAGTAGCCCAGATGCAAGCATGTTTCCTACATacgattttaatttttctgctTTCCAAGAGGAGTGCTGGACCGATTTCAAAGTCATTCCAAGACCAACATGGATAACAACTCATTTTGGTGGGAAA GATATCATGACCACTTTGAAGACGTTTGGAAGCAACATCATCTTCTCAAATGgctttcttgatccttggagtGGTTATAG TGTGACCCAGAATGTATCTGATTCTCTTGTTGCTTTAAACACCCAAGAAG GTGCTCATCACATAGATTTGCGTGCTGCAACGGCGGAGGATCCAGACTGGCTGGTAGAACAAAGAGCGGCTGAGATCAAGCTGATGAAGAAGTGGTTGAGCGACTATTACCAGGCGAAGGGAGCTACTTTGCTATCTAATGTGGAAACAGGTGACAGAGCTGAATCCATGTAA
- the LOC104414049 gene encoding pentatricopeptide repeat-containing protein At3g49730, producing MHSFSRALPHLCKNCIGPSSLNVPSIYSRWLLQIPKFNSSTPFTHEQFRSSEIPSQPSPNYRPTEPGNCNTSQAGSKAGPGPVYLENIHDNCADEGRRDEFATDVEKIYRILRNFHSRAPKMELALQESGIIMRSGLTERVLNRCGDAGNLGYSFFVWASKQPGYRHSYDVYKAMVRILGKMRHFGAVWALLEEMRKENPQLISPELFIILMRRFASSRMVKKAIEVLDEMPKYGCEPDEYAFGCLLDALCKNGSVKEAAALFGEMKYRFTPGIKHFTSLLYGWCREGKLLEAKHVLVQMREAGFEPDIVVYNNLLSGYARAHKMADAYDLLKEMKRKGCEPNTASYTTLIQALCSREKMEEAARMLLEMHRSNCEADGVTYATLISGFCKCGKLDNAYELLDRMIQQGHTPCATTYLPIMLAHEKNEELEECLELIEEMKKIGCVPDISIYNVLIRLACKLAEIKEGVELWNQMETSGLSPGLDSFVIMIHGLMAHGHLVEACDYFKEMVGRGLLSAPNYGTLKDLLNSLLRAEKLEMAKDVWNCIVTKGCDLNVYAWTIWIHALFSNGHVKEACSYCLDMMDADVMPQPDTFAKLMRGLRKLYNRQIAAEITEKVRKMAADRQITFKMYKRRGERDLKEKIKAKGDGRKTRAQRRRRGRRPGHAKADISSGLS from the coding sequence ATGCATTCCTTTTCGAGAGCACTTCCTCATTTGTGCAAAAATTGTATTGGACCATCTTCATTGAATGTTCCCTCCATTTATAGCCGGTGGCTTCTTCAGATCCCCAAGTTTAATTCTTCCACACCCTTTACTCATGAACAGTTTCGTTCATCTGAAATTCCGTCACAACCCAGTCCAAATTACAGACCAACCGAACCTGGGAACTGCAACACTTCTCAAGCAGGCTCAAAAGCTGGACCAGGCCCTGTCTACCTTGAAAACATCCATGACAATTGTGCAGATGAAGGAAGGCGTGATGAGTTTGCCACAGATGTGGAAAAGATATATAGGATTCTGAGGAACTTTCATTCTAGAGCTCCCAAAATGGAGCTTGCCTTACAAGAATCTGGAATTATCATGCGGTCAGGATTGACAGAGCGAGTGTTGAACCGCTGTGGTGATGCAGGCAATTTGGGTTACAGCTTCTTTGTGTGGGCTTCAAAGCAGCCGGGTTATAGGCATAGCTATGATGTCTATAAAGCAATGGTTAGGATTTTAGGGAAAATGAGGCATTTCGGTGCTGTCTGGGCTTTACTTGAGGAGATGAGAAAGGAGAACCCTCAGTTGATATCACCAGAGCTGTTCATTATCTTGATGAGGAGGTTTGCGTCATCCAGAATGGTGAAGAAAGCGATAGAAGTCCTGGATGAGATGCCCAAGTATGGCTGTGAGCCAGATGAATATGCATTTGGTTGCTTGTTGGATGCTTTGTGTAAAAATGGTAGTGTAAAAGAAGCAGCTGCTTTGTTCGGAGAAATGAAATATCGGTTCACACCAGGTATTAAGCACTTCACATCACTGCTTTATGGCTGGTGTAGAGAAGGGAAGCTTTTGGAGGCAAAACATGTGTTGGTGCAAATGAGAGAGGCTGGTTTTGAACCAGATATTGTGGTCTACAACAATCTCCTGAGTGGATATGCGCGTGCGCACAAAATGGCAGATGCATACGATCTGTTGAAAGAGATGAAGCGAAAAGGTTGTGAGCCTAACACAGCTTCTTATACTACTCTAATACAAGCTCTATGTTCTCGAGAAAAAATGGAGGAGGCTGCGCGCATGTTGCTTGAGATGCACAGGAGCAACTGCGAGGCAGATGGTGTGACGTACGCTACACTGATTAGTGGCTTTTGCAAATGTGGTAAACTTGATAATGCTTATGAGCTACTGGATAGGATGATACAGCAAGGTCATACCCCATGTGCAACAACTTATTTGCCTATTATGTTGGCTCATGAGAAGAATGAGGAGCTGGAAGAGTGTTTGGAACTCAtcgaggaaatgaagaagatcgGTTGTGTTCCCGACATTAGCATCTACAATGTGTTGATCAGGTTAGCATGTAAGCTGGCAGAGATTAAGGAAGGTGTTGAGCTTTGGAATCAAATGGAAACAAGTGGGCTTAGTCCAGGTCTGGACAGTTTTGTTATCATGATTCATGGACTCATGGCACACGGTCATCTAGTTGAAGCATGCGATTATTTTAAAGAGATGGTGGGAAGAGGTCTTTTATCAGCTCCTAATTATGGCACATTGAAAGACTTGCTAAATTCTCTTTTAAGAGCAGAAAAACTTGAAATGGCTAAAGACGTTTGGAATTGCATTGTGACGAAAGGATGTGATCTCAATGTTTATGCCTGGACAATCTGGATTCATGCACTCTTCTCAAATGGGCATGTTAAAGAGGCGTGTTCGTATTGCTTGGACATGATGGATGCAGATGTAATGCCGCAACCAGATACATTTGCTAAGCTCATGCGGGGCCTTAGGAAGCTGTATAACCGACAAATTGCAGCAGAGATAACCGAGAAAGTGAGAAAGATGGCTGCCGATAGACAGATCACTTTTAAGATGTACAAAAGGCGAGGTGAGAGAgacttgaaagaaaaaatcaaggCAAAAGGGGATGGGAGGAAGACGAGGGCTCAGAGACGCCGGCGGGGGCGGCGCCCTGGCCATGCTAAAGCAGATATCTCATCAGGGCTCAGTTGA
- the LOC104414051 gene encoding uncharacterized protein LOC104414051 isoform X1 — protein MGLMVTDRMGTDNERSDSEMEKMLLIYKSFMARVAKSDEVAAAGSRFLASFQQGLELVRRPAFDRSSILLKSIIKANETERLTSYFNAGCINANDGSLNLTKLRTCVLGLQSLVNTAKTILIELEGLLEDVIRIVEAANEYLLPSQDEDINDRLMREVTIANKEETASSDSGRPELTDYATMMGIIYSMIKQDSVMQEKIVSALNLKLSSGELETYCTMWSLRPFIDDEIMHRAWSFIP, from the exons ATGGGATTGATGGTGACCGACCG AATGGGAACCGACAATGAGAGATCAGATTCTGAGATGGAGAAGATGTTACTGATTTACAAAAGTTTTATGGCTAG GGTCGCAAAGTCTGATGAAGTGGCAGCTGCAGGAAGCAGGTTTCTTGCCAGCTTTCAACAAGGGCTAG AACTTGTTCGACGGCCTGCTTTCGACAGAAGTTCAATTTTACTCAAGAGTATTATCAAAGCTAATGAAACAGAGAGGCTTACATCATACTTCAATGCTGGATGTATCAACGCCAATGATGGGTCCCTGAATCTGACAAAGT TACGTACTTGTGTACTTGGTCTTCAGAGCCTTGTGAATACAG CAAAAACTATACTGATTGAACTTGAGGGTCTTCTAGAGGATGTAATCAGGATTGTAGAAGCAGCAAATGAGTATTTATTACCATCTCAGGATGAAGACATTAATGATAGATTGATGAGGGAAGTGACTATTGCTAACAAG GAGGAAACTGCATCATCTGATTCTGGGAGACCTGAACTCACAGACTATGCTACCATGATGGGTATTATTTACAGTATGATTAAACAAGACTCTGTCATGCAG GAAAAGATTGTCTCTGCTCTGAATCTGAAGCTATCATCCGGAGAATTAGAAACCTATTGCACTATGTGGTCCCTGCGTCCTTTCATTGATGATGAAATCATGCATCGGGCTTG GTCATTCATTCCTTGA
- the LOC104414051 gene encoding uncharacterized protein LOC104414051 isoform X2, translating into MGTDNERSDSEMEKMLLIYKSFMARVAKSDEVAAAGSRFLASFQQGLELVRRPAFDRSSILLKSIIKANETERLTSYFNAGCINANDGSLNLTKLRTCVLGLQSLVNTAKTILIELEGLLEDVIRIVEAANEYLLPSQDEDINDRLMREVTIANKEETASSDSGRPELTDYATMMGIIYSMIKQDSVMQEKIVSALNLKLSSGELETYCTMWSLRPFIDDEIMHRAWSFIP; encoded by the exons ATGGGAACCGACAATGAGAGATCAGATTCTGAGATGGAGAAGATGTTACTGATTTACAAAAGTTTTATGGCTAG GGTCGCAAAGTCTGATGAAGTGGCAGCTGCAGGAAGCAGGTTTCTTGCCAGCTTTCAACAAGGGCTAG AACTTGTTCGACGGCCTGCTTTCGACAGAAGTTCAATTTTACTCAAGAGTATTATCAAAGCTAATGAAACAGAGAGGCTTACATCATACTTCAATGCTGGATGTATCAACGCCAATGATGGGTCCCTGAATCTGACAAAGT TACGTACTTGTGTACTTGGTCTTCAGAGCCTTGTGAATACAG CAAAAACTATACTGATTGAACTTGAGGGTCTTCTAGAGGATGTAATCAGGATTGTAGAAGCAGCAAATGAGTATTTATTACCATCTCAGGATGAAGACATTAATGATAGATTGATGAGGGAAGTGACTATTGCTAACAAG GAGGAAACTGCATCATCTGATTCTGGGAGACCTGAACTCACAGACTATGCTACCATGATGGGTATTATTTACAGTATGATTAAACAAGACTCTGTCATGCAG GAAAAGATTGTCTCTGCTCTGAATCTGAAGCTATCATCCGGAGAATTAGAAACCTATTGCACTATGTGGTCCCTGCGTCCTTTCATTGATGATGAAATCATGCATCGGGCTTGGTCATTCATTCCTTGA